In the Sarcophilus harrisii chromosome 1, mSarHar1.11, whole genome shotgun sequence genome, one interval contains:
- the ID4 gene encoding DNA-binding protein inhibitor ID-4 — protein MKAVSPVRPSGRKAPSGCGGELALRCLAEHSHSLGGSAAAVAAAAAARCKAAEAAAEEPSLCLQCDMNDCYSRLKKLVPTIPPNKKVSKVEILQHVIDYILDLQLALETHPALLRQQPPPPPPLHHPSSGSCPAGPPRTPLTALNTDPAGAVNKQGDSILCR, from the exons ATGAAAGCCGTGAGTCCCGTCCGCCCCTCGGGCCGGAAGGCGCCGTCGGGCTGCGGCGGGGAGCTGGCGTTGCGCTGCCTGGCTGAGCACAGCCACAGCTTGGGAGGTTCGGCTGCTGCTGtggctgcggcggcggcggcgcgctGCAAGGCGGCCGAGGCGGCCGCGGAGGAGCCGTCTCTGTGCCTGCAGTGCGATATGAATGACTGTTACAGCCGCCTCAAGAAACTGGTGCCCACCATCCCGCCCAACAAGAAAGTCAGCAAAGTGGAGATCCTGCAGCACGTTATCGACTACATCCTGGACCTGCAGCTGGCGCTGGAGACGCACCCGGCTCTGCTGAggcagcagccgccgccgccgccgccgctgcatCACCCCTCCTCCGGGAGCTGTCCCGCCGGACCCCCCCGGACCCCTCTCACAGCCCTCAACACTGACCCG GCTGGTGCTGTTAACAAACAAGGGGACAGTATTTTGTGCCGCTGA